One segment of Pyxidicoccus xibeiensis DNA contains the following:
- the tmk gene encoding dTMP kinase codes for MSAAKKAVRKGRFIVLEGLDGAGTTTQVERLAAVLRAEGHEVLTTREPSDGPVGTMIRQALTGRLGLPGGAGPLSPETLALLFAADRTDHLTARVLPALAAGKVVLCDRYVLSSLAYQGASLPMEWVDAVNACAVSPDLTLFVGVAPEVAARRRAARGGPAELFEADEAQRRIAKQYVAAIRLLSTRERIVPIDGEQGIEAVTEASMKEIRKLLGRKR; via the coding sequence GTGAGCGCCGCGAAGAAGGCGGTCCGGAAGGGGCGCTTCATCGTCCTGGAGGGGCTCGACGGCGCCGGCACCACCACGCAGGTGGAGCGGCTGGCGGCGGTGCTGCGCGCGGAGGGGCACGAGGTGCTCACCACGCGCGAGCCCTCCGACGGGCCCGTGGGCACGATGATTCGCCAGGCCCTCACGGGCCGGCTGGGGCTGCCCGGTGGGGCGGGGCCCCTGTCCCCGGAGACGCTGGCGCTGCTGTTCGCGGCGGACCGGACGGACCACCTCACCGCGCGCGTGCTGCCCGCGCTGGCCGCGGGCAAGGTCGTCCTGTGCGACCGCTACGTGCTGTCCTCGCTCGCGTACCAGGGGGCCTCGCTGCCCATGGAGTGGGTGGACGCGGTGAATGCGTGCGCGGTGTCTCCGGACCTGACGCTCTTCGTGGGCGTGGCGCCGGAGGTGGCGGCGCGGCGGCGCGCGGCCCGCGGTGGGCCGGCGGAGCTGTTCGAGGCGGACGAGGCGCAGCGGCGCATCGCGAAGCAGTACGTGGCGGCCATCCGCCTGCTCTCGACGCGGGAGCGCATCGTCCCCATCGACGGGGAGCAGGGCATCGAGGCCGTGACGGAGGCCTCGATGAAGGAGATTCGCAAGCTGCTCGGCCGCAAGCGCTGA
- a CDS encoding competence/damage-inducible protein A yields the protein MERTGAAAVIIGNEVLTAKVQDLNGPHLIKRLREVGIPLRSVETVLDDVDAIVDAVARARQKARYVFTSGGIGPTHDDVTVRAVAMAMGKPVVRLPEMVALITARAPDGKVTPEGMRLADAPEGSVLLPQAGTWYPVLTVEDVYLLPGVPQLFRMQLETVLGRLSGTPVVLSALYLRLGESDIAGVLDRVALDMPHVAIGSYPEFDPGKDYRVKVTVEAAESGSVEDATGRIVSGLPEGAVVRRE from the coding sequence ATGGAGCGCACCGGCGCAGCGGCGGTCATCATCGGAAACGAGGTCCTGACCGCCAAGGTGCAGGACCTCAACGGCCCCCATCTCATCAAGCGGCTGCGCGAGGTGGGCATTCCCCTGCGCTCGGTGGAAACCGTCCTCGACGACGTGGACGCCATCGTGGACGCGGTGGCCCGGGCCCGGCAGAAGGCGCGCTACGTCTTCACCAGCGGCGGCATCGGCCCCACGCACGACGACGTCACCGTGCGCGCGGTGGCCATGGCCATGGGCAAGCCGGTGGTGCGGCTGCCGGAGATGGTGGCCCTCATCACCGCGCGGGCGCCGGACGGCAAGGTGACGCCGGAGGGCATGCGGCTGGCGGACGCGCCGGAGGGCTCGGTGCTGCTGCCCCAGGCGGGCACCTGGTACCCGGTGCTGACGGTGGAGGACGTGTACCTGCTGCCCGGGGTGCCGCAGCTCTTCCGGATGCAGCTGGAGACGGTGCTCGGGCGCCTGAGCGGGACGCCGGTGGTGCTGAGCGCCCTCTACCTGCGCCTGGGCGAGAGCGACATCGCCGGCGTGCTGGACCGCGTGGCGCTGGACATGCCGCACGTGGCCATCGGCTCCTACCCGGAGTTCGACCCGGGCAAGGACTACCGGGTGAAGGTCACCGTGGAGGCCGCCGAGTCCGGCTCCGTGGAGGACGCCACGGGGCGCATCGTCAGCGGCCTTCCCGAAGGTGCGGTGGTGCGGCGGGAGTAG